GCTCGTTGGCGATATTGTTTTGCTTTTAGGGCAAACAAAGTGCAAAAACATTTTTCTTTTTGGCAGTTGCGCGAGTGCCAAAGGGCAAGAAGTTGGTACAATTCAAATAGTAGAGCGTGCATACAGCGCTGATAGTTTTTTACAAATGCTTAATGGCGAGCCTGCAGAGAAAAGTTTTTTTGCAGACCGAGTGATGACTGAAAAGCTGAAAAATGAAATGATATTTGCTAAAACTGCAACTTGCATAAGCGTTTTATCGCTCGTGCTTGAAAAGGAGTATGTAGAGGGCATAAAAAAAAGCGAAATATCTTGTGTAGATATGGAAGCATCAATAGTTTTTTCTGCGGCGCAAAAAGTAGGCATTAGTGCCACTGCGTTATTTTATGTTGCCGATCCAATTGAAGCACAACTTATGTACGAGTTATCGCAAAGCGAAAAAGAAAAATTATCAAACTCCTGCAAAAAACTCTCCAACGCCTTAGTTTCATTTATAAAAAATGCTTAACCCTAACCATATTGCTGAGCTTGTAAGCAAAAAATTCCAAAAATTCGGTATAAATAAAAACCGTGAAGTGTCCCGTCTGGTTTATGAAATAGCAAAACGAGATGGTATTTTGCCAAGCCAAGTGCTTTTGCAGATTCGTGCGCAAAAGTTTGAAGGTGTAAAAAGTGAGCTTTTAAAATTAAGGTATCCGCAACACTACGGTGTGGTTAAAACAAAGCAGTTTTATCTGCCAAAGCTTGATATTTCAGAGAGTGCAGAGGTAAAAATTTGCCCCAGTGTTCCAGTGCCAGAAAAAATATATTACGAAAAGGGCCTGCAAGAAAGCATACAATTAGCAAATGCCCGCCATGCTTACCCCAATGCAACCATAGAAGAAATAAACTCTCTTAAAGAGTTTGCAAAAAACTGCAATCACTCGTTTGAAAAATACAATCAAAGAGCAAAAAGTTTATTCCTTGTAACTGAAAAGTACGATTTTTTTAAGCCCTGCCCCTGCACGAAAGACGCGCTTTGTTGTGGGTATGAAATTTTAAATATCGGCTTTGGCTGTGCGTTTGAATGTTCGTATTGTTTTTTACAGGAGTACCAAAACTTCCCGGGCATAATTTTGCCGCTAAACCTGCAAGACCACCTGCCAGAAATTTCCAAAACCGCATTCATAGGTGGTATTTTTGGCAAAAGAAGGGTGGGCAGCGGCCAGTTTACCGACTCGCTTATTTTTGACCACATAAGCGGTTTTTCAAAAGTTATAACAGAGTTTTTTTACAAAACACCAGGCATTTACTTTGAATTTAAAACAAAAAGTGCGAACATCGTTAATCTTTTAGAGTGTAGGCCGTCTAAAAATGTTGTAGTTTCCTGGTCGCTTAACCCACAAAAACTTATAGATGAAAATGAGTTTTATACGGCATCGTTACAACAGCGGCTTGAAGCGGCAAAAGCGTGCGCAAAAGCCGGCTACAGCATTGGGTTTCACTTTGACCCGGTAATTAAATACCCGAATTGGCAAACCGAATACAAAGAAGTAATAGAGCAGATAGTCGCAACAGTGCCGGTAGAAAGCGTGATTTGGTTAAGCGTGGGTACATTGCGTATGACGCCGCAATTAAAAAAAGCAATAGAAAACAGGTTTCCGCAAAATAAAATTTTAAATGAAGAGCTTTTGCTGGGCTATGACGGCAAACTGCGGTACAGTCAAAGTGTTAGAGAAGATATTTATAAAAATTTTGGCAGTTGGTGCGCTTGGTACCTGCCAAAAACTTATACATATTTATGCATGGAAGAAAAAAGCGTTTGGGATAAAACAGGATATAATTATAAGTTATAAAAATTATTTTGTAAGCAGAAGTGTTTTGTAGTTTTGGCAGGTATATTTAGGTTAAATCAATGCTCAACTTTCATTGCGCGCGCCTGAAGCAGGTTTTGCGCAAGTTCAACCATCTCATCGCTGGTGTTTTCCAAGAGGGCATCGCCAATTTTTTCTATCCTGTGCAAGTTAATACTTAAGTTTCTGTATCCAAGGCCAAATAAAACCTTAACCATTTTTGGGTCGCTTGCAACCTCGCCGCAAACAGTTATTTCTTTACTGATCGGCCCTGCCTGTTTAATAATGGCATCAAGCACGCGTATAATTGCCGGCTGTAGCGGGTTTAACAGATCGCCAAGGTGGGCATTTGCCCTATCTACGCCCATTATATACTGAATTAAATCGTTTGTACCAATACTTAAAAAATCGGCCTCTTGCGCAAGATATTGCGCAAGGTAAACAGCGGAGGGCACCTCAACCATACAGCCAATTTTTAGGTTTTCTCCAGCAATTGCATTTCGTGTATTAAGCTGGTTAAGCTTTCTTAAAATAAGTTTTTTTGTGTTTAAAAACTCAGTTACTGTAGACACCATAGGCACAAGAATATTCATAGGCCGCGCGCCTTTCGCCAAAAGCAACGCTTCAATTTGGTTAGAAATAATGTTTGGGTAAAGCTGGTAAATTCTTGAACCACGCAAACCAAGTCCCGGGTTTTCTTGTGTGGGCAGCGATATAAAATCAATAAACTTATCTCCGCCAATATCTAATAGGCGAAAAGTAACAGTGCCCTCCACCTCATCCATAACTTTTTTATATATCTCCACTTGTTCCGGTACACTTGGCTCGATTTTTCTTCCCAAAAACAAAAACTCTGTTCTAAAAAGCCCAACCGACCTTATGCTATGTTCTTTTGCGTGTTTTACATCGGCAATCGAGCCGGCATTGGCAAATAAGTTCACCTTAACATTATCTTTTGTAAGTAGGTAGCCGCTGTTGTATTTTTCTTTTTGTTTTTTGCCAAGTGTTTTGCTAAAGCGCTCCAAAGTTGCATCCGATGGGTTTATGTAAAGCTCGCCTTTTTCCGCGTCAATTAAAACAGTTTTGCCGCAGCCAAGGTAATCCAAAACATTTGGTACATTTATAAGGCAGGCAATACCCATAGATTTTGCAAGAATTGCACCGTGTGAAGTTTGCGAACCCTCTTGGGCAATAATGCCTGAGACATTTTTATTGTAAAGCCCGGCAATTAACGAAGGGGAAAGCAGCTTAGCTGCAATAATTGAGGACTTTGCGTGGCAGTTAGAGCACATAAACTGCTCATGTTTCATACCCATATTTCTAATTATTTTTTTACCAATTTCGCGAATATCCTGTGCGCGTTCTTTTATGTAATCGTTGGCAATACTTTGAAATCTTTGTTCGTAGTTATAAAGTGTTTTTTGTACGGCAAACTCGGCGTTAATAAGTTCATGCTCAATGTAGCCGCTTATTTTTTCAAGAAAAGACGGGTCTTCAACCATAAGAATATGCGCGTTAAAAACCTCGGCTTCAGCTTTGCTAATAAATTTAGAAACCCGCTCGTACGATTCCTTTAGCTCGCGTTTGGTTTCTTCCATAGCACTTTTCAGCCGTGCTTTTTCTTTAATAATGGCTAATTGCGAAATTTTATACTTAGGCGATGCTTCAATAAGGTCTTCCTGAAAAAGGCAAACCTTGCCGTAAGCAATACCATCGTTTAAAACATCGCCTTTAAGAATTACTTCTTCCATAGTGGCTGTATTATATACTTTTTGAGTGCGCTTTAACAGGTGCAAGCCGATAAAGTTTGCAAGTTGCGATATGTAACTTATTTATCTTATCTGTGTTATAAAAGGTGCGAGTTGCTTTGATGTTGTGCTTAAGGCATTATCGGCGAGTTAATTTGACTTATCTGTCAAAATGCCATAAAATCAACAAAATTGTAACAACGAAAATAAAAATTTGCGCCCATAGCTCAACTGGATAGAGCGTCTGACTACGAATCAGAAGGCTAGAGGTTCAAATCCTCTTGGGCGCGGTTTTCTTCTCTGAGGGAAAGTGACAAACAAACTTCCCGCCGCGCCAAAAAATCACGAATATTTTATGCATATTGCCCTTGATCAGGCAAAAAAGGCCTTTACACAGGGTGAAGTGCCAATTGGCGCAGTTGTTGTGCTAAATGGCAAGGTAATTGCAAAAGGCAAAAACAGCCCAATTACAAAACACGACCCAACTGCTCATGCCGAAATAATTGCTTTAAAAAAAGCTGGAGCAAAGCTAAAAAATTACCGGTTAAATGATGCGGTTTTGTATGCAACCAT
The window above is part of the Endomicrobiales bacterium genome. Proteins encoded here:
- the tadA gene encoding tRNA adenosine(34) deaminase TadA, coding for MTNKLPAAPKNHEYFMHIALDQAKKAFTQGEVPIGAVVVLNGKVIAKGKNSPITKHDPTAHAEIIALKKAGAKLKNYRLNDAVLYATIEPCPMCAGACVWARVSQIVYGASDVKAGACGTLMNVAANKKLNHRIKVTGGVLAKECAQLMQDFFKSKRK
- the ptsP gene encoding phosphoenolpyruvate--protein phosphotransferase, whose protein sequence is MEEVILKGDVLNDGIAYGKVCLFQEDLIEASPKYKISQLAIIKEKARLKSAMEETKRELKESYERVSKFISKAEAEVFNAHILMVEDPSFLEKISGYIEHELINAEFAVQKTLYNYEQRFQSIANDYIKERAQDIREIGKKIIRNMGMKHEQFMCSNCHAKSSIIAAKLLSPSLIAGLYNKNVSGIIAQEGSQTSHGAILAKSMGIACLINVPNVLDYLGCGKTVLIDAEKGELYINPSDATLERFSKTLGKKQKEKYNSGYLLTKDNVKVNLFANAGSIADVKHAKEHSIRSVGLFRTEFLFLGRKIEPSVPEQVEIYKKVMDEVEGTVTFRLLDIGGDKFIDFISLPTQENPGLGLRGSRIYQLYPNIISNQIEALLLAKGARPMNILVPMVSTVTEFLNTKKLILRKLNQLNTRNAIAGENLKIGCMVEVPSAVYLAQYLAQEADFLSIGTNDLIQYIMGVDRANAHLGDLLNPLQPAIIRVLDAIIKQAGPISKEITVCGEVASDPKMVKVLFGLGYRNLSINLHRIEKIGDALLENTSDEMVELAQNLLQARAMKVEH